A window of the Haloarcula litorea genome harbors these coding sequences:
- a CDS encoding histone deacetylase family protein yields the protein MNFGYREVCLDHDTGQRHPESADRLRAVRRALKERHGVEYVAANDADLDLVRTVHDPDYIDEFREFCDDGGGDWDADTVAVEATWDAALASAGLSVWAARAAGTDVSDRDTPFALGRPPGHHAVADDAMGFCFINNAGVAAQAALEDGADRVAIFDWDVHHGNGTQDIFYDRGDVFYASIHEDGLYPGTGAVDETGRGDGEGATLNVKYRPGADTADYLAAIDDCIAPAVADYDPDLLVVSAGFDAHEHDPISRMRVSTEGYGAMTARMRNLADDCDAGLGFVLEGGYGLDTLSDSVATVHEVMDGYRPMEPDGDVSDEAREVLDELAERGFGS from the coding sequence ATGAACTTCGGTTACCGCGAGGTCTGTCTGGACCACGACACCGGCCAGCGCCACCCCGAGAGTGCCGACCGCCTCCGTGCGGTCCGGCGGGCGCTCAAGGAGCGCCACGGCGTCGAGTACGTCGCCGCCAACGACGCCGACCTGGACCTCGTACGGACCGTCCACGACCCCGACTACATCGACGAGTTCCGCGAGTTCTGCGACGACGGTGGCGGGGACTGGGACGCCGACACCGTCGCCGTCGAGGCCACCTGGGACGCCGCGCTGGCCTCGGCCGGCCTCTCGGTGTGGGCCGCACGGGCCGCCGGGACGGACGTCTCCGACCGGGACACCCCCTTCGCCCTGGGTCGGCCACCCGGTCACCACGCCGTCGCCGACGACGCGATGGGGTTCTGTTTCATCAACAACGCCGGCGTCGCCGCTCAGGCCGCCCTGGAGGACGGAGCCGACCGCGTGGCCATCTTCGACTGGGACGTCCATCACGGGAACGGCACGCAGGACATCTTCTACGACCGCGGCGACGTCTTCTACGCCTCGATCCACGAGGACGGGCTCTACCCCGGGACCGGGGCCGTCGACGAGACCGGGAGGGGCGACGGCGAGGGCGCGACCCTCAACGTGAAGTACAGGCCGGGCGCGGACACCGCCGACTACCTCGCGGCCATCGACGACTGCATCGCCCCCGCCGTCGCCGACTACGACCCCGACCTGCTGGTGGTCAGCGCCGGCTTCGACGCCCACGAACACGACCCTATCTCGCGGATGCGGGTCTCGACGGAGGGGTACGGGGCGATGACCGCCCGGATGCGAAACCTCGCGGACGACTGTGACGCGGGCCTCGGGTTCGTTCTCGAGGGCGGCTACGGCCTCGACACGCTCTCGGACTCCGTCGCCACCGTCCACGAAGTGATGGACGGCTACCGGCCGATGGAGCCCGACGGCGACGTGAGCGACGAGGCCCGCGAGGTGCTGGACGAACTGGCCGAACGGGGCTTCGGGTCGTAG
- the cca gene encoding CCA tRNA nucleotidyltransferase, protein MSDEFDAVVERVRARVSPDATERERLQAAAEAVMERARTAVADLPVDAEVIQVGSTARGTWTAGDRDVDVFVAFPPELDPSELERYGLQVGHAVLPDGHEEYAEHPYVVGTVDGYDVDLVPCYAVDDAGDIQSAVDRTPFHTRYLDGRLDDGLADEVRVAKAFLKGVGVYGSDLRTRGFSGYLTELLVLAYGGFRALADAAADWHPPVRFDPADHGTETFDDPLVVVDPTDPERNVAAVCSAESVARLQHYARDLLTDPRAELFESRDPEPYDADDVRAAVDRRGTTPVALRFDAPDVVADQLWPQLRKSLHGVTDELERRGFEAFRAAAFAGDSGGPDGPAAATGDAVLLVELAVAERPAVERHEGPPVHVREHAEGFYEAYADDPDAVGPYVDGDRYVVERDRAFRSAEAFLRSDALFDVRLGPHVESALDDGYELLVGAEIAALADAFGRDLAAYFDPQP, encoded by the coding sequence ATGAGCGACGAGTTCGACGCCGTCGTCGAGCGGGTCCGGGCCCGGGTCTCGCCCGACGCCACGGAGCGCGAGCGGCTCCAGGCGGCCGCGGAGGCGGTGATGGAGCGGGCGCGGACGGCAGTCGCGGACCTGCCGGTCGACGCCGAGGTGATCCAGGTCGGGTCGACGGCCCGGGGGACCTGGACCGCCGGCGATCGGGACGTGGACGTGTTCGTCGCGTTCCCGCCGGAACTCGACCCGTCCGAGCTGGAGCGGTACGGCCTGCAGGTGGGTCACGCCGTCCTCCCCGACGGCCACGAGGAGTACGCCGAACACCCTTACGTCGTCGGGACCGTCGACGGCTACGACGTGGACCTCGTCCCGTGTTACGCCGTCGACGACGCGGGCGACATCCAGTCGGCGGTCGATCGGACGCCGTTTCACACGCGCTATCTCGACGGCCGGCTGGACGACGGCCTCGCAGACGAGGTCCGGGTCGCGAAGGCGTTCCTGAAGGGCGTCGGCGTCTACGGGAGCGACCTCCGGACGCGGGGGTTCTCGGGCTATCTCACCGAACTGCTCGTCCTGGCGTACGGCGGGTTCCGGGCGCTCGCCGACGCCGCCGCGGACTGGCATCCACCGGTGCGGTTCGACCCGGCCGACCACGGGACCGAGACGTTCGACGACCCGCTGGTGGTCGTCGACCCGACCGACCCCGAGCGCAACGTCGCGGCGGTCTGCTCGGCGGAGAGCGTCGCCCGGCTCCAGCACTACGCCCGGGACCTGCTGACCGACCCACGCGCGGAGCTGTTCGAGTCCCGCGACCCCGAGCCGTACGACGCCGACGACGTGCGGGCCGCCGTCGACCGCCGCGGGACGACGCCGGTCGCGCTCCGGTTCGACGCGCCGGACGTGGTCGCCGACCAGCTCTGGCCGCAGCTCCGGAAGTCGCTGCACGGCGTCACGGACGAACTCGAACGGCGGGGGTTCGAGGCGTTCCGGGCGGCGGCGTTCGCCGGGGACAGCGGTGGCCCCGACGGCCCGGCCGCCGCGACCGGCGACGCCGTCCTGCTGGTCGAACTCGCCGTGGCCGAGCGGCCGGCCGTCGAGCGCCACGAGGGGCCGCCGGTCCACGTCCGCGAGCACGCCGAGGGGTTCTACGAGGCCTACGCCGACGATCCCGACGCGGTCGGCCCGTACGTCGACGGCGACCGCTACGTGGTCGAGCGCGACCGGGCGTTCCGGAGCGCCGAGGCCTTCCTCCGGAGCGACGCCCTGTTCGACGTCCGCCTCGGTCCCCACGTCGAGTCGGCGCTCGACGACGGCTACGAGCTGCTCGTGGGGGCGGAGATCGCGGCGCTGGCCGACGCCTTCGGCCGTGACCTGGCGGCGTACTTCGATCCGCAGCCGTGA
- a CDS encoding HVO_0416 family zinc finger protein: MASAPSSDDMFDEFLSQRGHEVDEPGWEENYNKKQCPDCGGLHETSATECSVCGWTPV; the protein is encoded by the coding sequence ATGGCGTCCGCACCGAGTAGCGACGATATGTTCGACGAGTTCCTCTCACAGCGGGGCCACGAGGTCGACGAGCCCGGTTGGGAGGAGAACTACAACAAGAAACAGTGTCCGGACTGTGGCGGTCTCCACGAGACGTCGGCGACCGAGTGCTCGGTGTGCGGCTGGACACCGGTATAA